The following coding sequences are from one Gossypium hirsutum isolate 1008001.06 chromosome A12, Gossypium_hirsutum_v2.1, whole genome shotgun sequence window:
- the LOC107930391 gene encoding nuclear mitotic apparatus protein 1 isoform X1 produces the protein MGFKKVYKCLMDIFPQVDSRILKAVAIENSKDVDAAAEIVLSEILPYLSKGTVAGSSSWRNRSPPVQANEAVDEEESNQSRPNNVLLGKTACSSAEPLFEPNKVARDIGLTGSATNVDSVEPPNAASTSKFHENKNNEPADIETDELILLGSSERSGESGKDRSGVILNTSGIESSLLYVNHEIRESGSSSKDRPIDIEDGFVRAPHASSDTADNSTSLLENTGTSGSSSGHLIFDGPVDLHAVSCRNSSLNATLVGEENAVAALVPSSSQEQMQEALRAGLHSESSHSSDSEKQESGALGNNEDDTFNSVVSRSSQTCRIDLLEEVIEDAKHNKKTLFQAMQSIMNLMREVELQEEAAEQAKEECAMGGSDILVKVEELKQMRPHAKEANDMHAGEVYGEKAILATEVRELQSRLHSLSEERDKSLSVLDEMHQTLEARQAAAKELMKAAEQEKLEKEESALNALAEQEAIMLKVVQESETLQQEAEENSKLREFLMDCGQIVDSLQGEISVICQDVRLLKEKFDERIPLSKSISSSQTSCILASSSSSLKSMASDLGPEQGEATKILEKKSPTPSVDMQSPKSRSYEEQYKADDKELLDEGWEFFDDVEIKI, from the exons ATGGGGTTTAAAAAGGTTTATAAATGCTTGATGGATATTTTCCCGCAG GTTGATTCACGAATTCTAAAAGCTGTTGCTATAGAGAACTCTAAGGATGTGGACGCAGCGGCAGAGATTGTTCTGTCTGAGATTCTGCCTTACCTATCTAAAGGAACCGTGGCTGGTAGTTCTTCCTGGCGGAATCGGAGCCCTCCTGTGCAAGCAAATGAAG CTGTCGACGAGGAAGAAAGCAATCAATCAAGGCCGAATAATGTGTTGTTGGGGAAAACAGCATGCTCTTCTGCAGAACCATTGTTCGAACCAAATAAAGTTGCCAGAGACATTGGTCTTACAGGTTCTGCCACCAATGTGGATTCTGTTGAGCCACCAAATGCAGCGAGTACTTCAAAATTTCATGAGAACAAAAATAATGAGCCTGCTGATATTGAAACTGATGAATTGATTTTGTTGGGGAGCTCAGAAAGAAGTGGTGAAAGTGGGAAAGATAGATCTGGTGTCATCTTGAATACTTCAGGGATCGAGAGTTCTCTTCTATATGTGAATCATGAAATTAGGGAGTCCGGTTCATCGAGTAAAGACCGACCCATAGACATTGAAGATGGGTTTGTAAGGGCTCCTCATGCTTCATCAGATACTGCTGATAATTCTACCTCACTTCTGGAGAATACTGGTACTAGTGGCAGCTCTAGTGGTCATTTAATTTTTGATGGGCCTGTAGACTTGCATGCAGTTTCATGCAGAAACAGTTCATTAAATGCAACCTTGGTAGGGGAAGAAAATGCTGTGGCTGCTCTGGTTCCATCATCTTCTCAAGAACAAATGCAAGAAGCCCTGAGAGCTGGTCTTCATTCTGAAAGTAGTCACTCTAGTGATTCTGAGAAACAAGAAAGTGGTGCATTGGGTAATAATGAGGATGATACCTTCAATTCTGTAGTTAGTAGGTCTAGTCAAACATGCAGAATTGATCTGCTTGAAGAGGTCATTGAAGATGCTAAACATAACAAG AAAACTTTGTTTCAGGCTATGCAGTCAATCATGAACTTGATGAGAGAAGTTGAACTTCAAGAGGAAGCTGCAGAACAAGCAAAAGAGGAATGCGCCATGGGTGGTTCAGATATTCTCGTCAAGGTGGAGGAACTTAAACAGATGCGGCCACATGCAAAGGAAGCAAATGACATG CATGCTGGAGAAGTATATGGGGAGAAGGCAATTCTAGCCACTGAAGTGAGAGAGCTTCAAAGTCGCTTGCACAGCTTGTCAGAAGAAAGAGATAAATCCCTTTCCGTTCTCGATGAG ATGCATCAAACCCTTGAAGCTCGACAAGCTGCTGCAAAGGAGTTGATGAAAGCTGCAGAGCAGGAAAAGCTGGAAAAAGAAGAATCTGCCCTTAATGCTCTTGCTGAGCAAGAAGCCATTATGTTGAAAGTGGTCCAAGAGTCAGAGACCTTACAGCAGGAGGCAGAAGAAAATTCCAAG TTACGTGAGTTTCTTATGGACTGTGGTCAGATTGTTGACTCATTACA GGGAGAAATATCTGTTATTTGCCAGGATGTGAGATTGCTTAAAGAGAAGTTCGATGAGCGTATCCCATTGAGCAAATCCATTTCCTCAAGCCAAACCAGCTGCATCCTGGCCTCTTCCAGCTCATCTCTGAAAAGCATGGCATCTGATCTTGGTCCCGAGCAGGGAGAGGCAACTAAAATCCTGGAGAAGAAAAGCCCAACACCATCTGTTGATATGCAGTCACCAAAAAGTAGATCATACGAAGAACAATACAAAGCTGATGACAAGGAGTTACTGGATGAGGGGTGGGAATTTTTTGATGATGTTGAAATCAAGATATAG
- the LOC107930391 gene encoding uncharacterized protein isoform X2 — MGFKKVYKCLMDIFPQVDSRILKAVAIENSKDVDAAAEIVLSEILPYLSKGTVAGSSSWRNRSPPVQANEAVDEEESNQSRPNNVLLGKTACSSAEPLFEPNKVARDIGLTGSATNVDSVEPPNAASTSKFHENKNNEPADIETDELILLGSSERSGESGKDRSGVILNTSGIESSLLYVNHEIRESGSSSKDRPIDIEDGFVRAPHASSDTADNSTSLLENTGTSGSSSGHLIFDGPVDLHAVSCRNSSLNATLVGEENAVAALVPSSSQEQMQEALRAGLHSESSHSSDSEKQESGALGNNEDDTFNSVVSRSSQTCRIDLLEEVIEDAKHNKAMQSIMNLMREVELQEEAAEQAKEECAMGGSDILVKVEELKQMRPHAKEANDMHAGEVYGEKAILATEVRELQSRLHSLSEERDKSLSVLDEMHQTLEARQAAAKELMKAAEQEKLEKEESALNALAEQEAIMLKVVQESETLQQEAEENSKLREFLMDCGQIVDSLQGEISVICQDVRLLKEKFDERIPLSKSISSSQTSCILASSSSSLKSMASDLGPEQGEATKILEKKSPTPSVDMQSPKSRSYEEQYKADDKELLDEGWEFFDDVEIKI; from the exons ATGGGGTTTAAAAAGGTTTATAAATGCTTGATGGATATTTTCCCGCAG GTTGATTCACGAATTCTAAAAGCTGTTGCTATAGAGAACTCTAAGGATGTGGACGCAGCGGCAGAGATTGTTCTGTCTGAGATTCTGCCTTACCTATCTAAAGGAACCGTGGCTGGTAGTTCTTCCTGGCGGAATCGGAGCCCTCCTGTGCAAGCAAATGAAG CTGTCGACGAGGAAGAAAGCAATCAATCAAGGCCGAATAATGTGTTGTTGGGGAAAACAGCATGCTCTTCTGCAGAACCATTGTTCGAACCAAATAAAGTTGCCAGAGACATTGGTCTTACAGGTTCTGCCACCAATGTGGATTCTGTTGAGCCACCAAATGCAGCGAGTACTTCAAAATTTCATGAGAACAAAAATAATGAGCCTGCTGATATTGAAACTGATGAATTGATTTTGTTGGGGAGCTCAGAAAGAAGTGGTGAAAGTGGGAAAGATAGATCTGGTGTCATCTTGAATACTTCAGGGATCGAGAGTTCTCTTCTATATGTGAATCATGAAATTAGGGAGTCCGGTTCATCGAGTAAAGACCGACCCATAGACATTGAAGATGGGTTTGTAAGGGCTCCTCATGCTTCATCAGATACTGCTGATAATTCTACCTCACTTCTGGAGAATACTGGTACTAGTGGCAGCTCTAGTGGTCATTTAATTTTTGATGGGCCTGTAGACTTGCATGCAGTTTCATGCAGAAACAGTTCATTAAATGCAACCTTGGTAGGGGAAGAAAATGCTGTGGCTGCTCTGGTTCCATCATCTTCTCAAGAACAAATGCAAGAAGCCCTGAGAGCTGGTCTTCATTCTGAAAGTAGTCACTCTAGTGATTCTGAGAAACAAGAAAGTGGTGCATTGGGTAATAATGAGGATGATACCTTCAATTCTGTAGTTAGTAGGTCTAGTCAAACATGCAGAATTGATCTGCTTGAAGAGGTCATTGAAGATGCTAAACATAACAAG GCTATGCAGTCAATCATGAACTTGATGAGAGAAGTTGAACTTCAAGAGGAAGCTGCAGAACAAGCAAAAGAGGAATGCGCCATGGGTGGTTCAGATATTCTCGTCAAGGTGGAGGAACTTAAACAGATGCGGCCACATGCAAAGGAAGCAAATGACATG CATGCTGGAGAAGTATATGGGGAGAAGGCAATTCTAGCCACTGAAGTGAGAGAGCTTCAAAGTCGCTTGCACAGCTTGTCAGAAGAAAGAGATAAATCCCTTTCCGTTCTCGATGAG ATGCATCAAACCCTTGAAGCTCGACAAGCTGCTGCAAAGGAGTTGATGAAAGCTGCAGAGCAGGAAAAGCTGGAAAAAGAAGAATCTGCCCTTAATGCTCTTGCTGAGCAAGAAGCCATTATGTTGAAAGTGGTCCAAGAGTCAGAGACCTTACAGCAGGAGGCAGAAGAAAATTCCAAG TTACGTGAGTTTCTTATGGACTGTGGTCAGATTGTTGACTCATTACA GGGAGAAATATCTGTTATTTGCCAGGATGTGAGATTGCTTAAAGAGAAGTTCGATGAGCGTATCCCATTGAGCAAATCCATTTCCTCAAGCCAAACCAGCTGCATCCTGGCCTCTTCCAGCTCATCTCTGAAAAGCATGGCATCTGATCTTGGTCCCGAGCAGGGAGAGGCAACTAAAATCCTGGAGAAGAAAAGCCCAACACCATCTGTTGATATGCAGTCACCAAAAAGTAGATCATACGAAGAACAATACAAAGCTGATGACAAGGAGTTACTGGATGAGGGGTGGGAATTTTTTGATGATGTTGAAATCAAGATATAG